Within Microvirgula aerodenitrificans DSM 15089, the genomic segment CGATCCCGCTGGTTGTCATCTCCGGCCAGGTCGCGACACCTGCCATCGGGCTGGATGCGTTCCAGGAAGTCGACATGGTCGGTATCACCCGGCCGTGCGTGAAACACAACTTCCTGGTCAAGGACATCAACGACCTTGCGGAAACCTTCAAGAAGGCCTTCCACATCGCCCAGACCGGTCGTCCCGGCCCGGTGGTCATCGATATCCCGAAGGACGTCACCCAGGCACGCATCGAATTCAACTACCCTGACTCGGTTCACATCCGCAGCTATCAGCCGGCCGGCCGCGGCCACCCCGGCCAGATCCGCAAGGCGGCGCAGCTGATTCAGGAAGCCAAGCGGCCGTTCATCTATGTCGGCGGCGGCGCGATCCTGGCCAATGCCTGTCCCGAGGTCACCGAGCTGGCACGCCTGCTCAATGCCCCGGTGACCAACACACTGATGGGTCTCGGTGCCTACCCGGCCACCGACCGCCAGTTTGTCGGCATGCTCGGCATGCACGGCACCTACGAAGCCAATCTGGCGATGCAGAACTGCGACGTGCTGATCGCGATCGGCGCCCGCTTTGATGACCGCGTGGTGTCGGTGCCGGAAAAGTTCACCGCCGTGCCCAAGCGCATCATCCATATCGACATCGATCCGAGCTCGATCGCCAAGCGCGTGAAGGTCGACATTCCGATCGTCGGGCATGTGCGCGATGTCGTCACCGAGCTGATGGCGCAGATCCGCCATGAAAACCTGCTGCCCGATCCGGCCGCCGTGTCCGCATGGTGGGAACAGATCGAAGCCTGGCGTGAGCCGCAGTGTCTGCGCTACCGCCAGGACAGCGAGATCATCCAGCCGCAGTTCGTGGTGGAAAAGCTGTATGAAGTGACCGGTGGCCAGGCCATCGTCGCGTCCGACGTCGGCCAGCACCAGATGTTCGCCGCGCAGTACTACAAGTTCGACCGTCCGCGG encodes:
- the ilvB gene encoding biosynthetic-type acetolactate synthase large subunit, yielding MEISGAEIVARCLQEEGVEYVFGYPGGAVLEIYDAIFRQDKFKHVLVRHEQAAVHAADGYSRSSQKVGVALVTSGPGATNAVTGIATAYLDSIPLVVISGQVATPAIGLDAFQEVDMVGITRPCVKHNFLVKDINDLAETFKKAFHIAQTGRPGPVVIDIPKDVTQARIEFNYPDSVHIRSYQPAGRGHPGQIRKAAQLIQEAKRPFIYVGGGAILANACPEVTELARLLNAPVTNTLMGLGAYPATDRQFVGMLGMHGTYEANLAMQNCDVLIAIGARFDDRVVSVPEKFTAVPKRIIHIDIDPSSIAKRVKVDIPIVGHVRDVVTELMAQIRHENLLPDPAAVSAWWEQIEAWREPQCLRYRQDSEIIQPQFVVEKLYEVTGGQAIVASDVGQHQMFAAQYYKFDRPRQWLNSGGLGTMGFGLPAAMGAQLANPDAVVACITGEGSIQMNIQELSTCKQYHTPVKVISLNNRYLGMVRQWQEFYYGNRYSESYMDSLPDFVKIAEAYGHVGFKIESPADVEPVLREAFGQKLKNRLVFLDFRTDPTANVFPMVGNGKGLDEMDLPPHMSDLPSASDRDYTNLC